Genomic window (Clostridia bacterium):
CAGGGTCAGGAATAAGACCCAAGGCGACAGAACGGTCCACATAGCAGCAGGTAAAGATGTGCTGATCAACCTCTCTGGGCCGAGGATAAAAGACCGCCGTAGCCCGCTTAACGAACCTTCCCACGACACCTGGGTGTTTTGGGGCTAGCTTCTGACCAGACTTAAGTCTACCCTTAGGTTTAGGCAAAAAGGGGAGAAGTTTAAGGCGGGGGTTGCAGATCTTATTCCTCTGCTCCAGCCAACAGCGGTGGAGGAAATCATAGAAAGTACTAGGATAATTGGAGTTTCCGAGCATCTGCTTCCGTAAAGAGGAGGGACATGGGTTGGGGCTGGAGGCACTTGAATTGCAAGTAGTGGGTCAGGGCATACCCCGGGTTGATGCCAGAGACAAAGTTGAAGGTAAAGCCCAATATACCGTGGATCTGGTGTTGCCGCGGATGCTGTATGGAGACTTTCTCCGCAGCCCTTTGGCTTGGGCTCGCATCCTACACATCGACACCTCAGCTGCCAAACGGGTACCAGGGGTGAAAGCGGTTATAACTGGCGCCGATTTCCCTTATACCTACGGCTCCACCGTCAAAGACCGTCCCTTTTTAGCTCAGGGAGAAGTTCGCTTCGTGGGAGAGCCAGTCGCTGCGGTGGCGGCCACCAGCCCTGAGGCTGCAAGAGAAGCTATAGAGCTAATCAGGGTGGACTACGAGGAGCGAGAACCGATCCTGGATCCGGAAGCGGCCATAGCTAAAGGGGCGCCGCTAATTCACCCCGAGCTGGGTAGCTACAAACATAGCGAAGCTGCCTACCCGGTTCCTGGGAGCAACATCTGTAGCCACTATAGGCTGCGGAATGGGGATGTGGAGGAAGGATTTAGGGAAGCAGACCTGGTCTATGAGAATACCTATCGAACCCAAATGGTTCAGCATGTGTGTATTGAGCCTCATGCTGCCATTGCCCAGTGGCTGCCGGGATCGGATCGGATCACCGTCTGGGTGGGGACGGTATCGCCGTTCATGAGTCGCAAGGAACTGGCTGACGGCTTGGGTCTACCCATGAGCAATATCCGCATAATTGTGCCCCGGGTAGGCGGCTCCTTTGGATCCAAGATGTATCTAAAGGCTGAACCGCTGGCGGTGGCGCTGGCCCGGTTTACCGACGGCAGGCCGGTCAAGGTAGTCATGGACCGTGCCGATGAATTTACTGTTGCTGTCAAAGGCCCTACCATTACCCGGATCAAGACCGGGGTGAAAAGGGACGGGACCATGACTGCCCGGGAAGTGGAGACTATCTGGGATACCGGAGCTTATGCGGACTGCGGCCCCCGCGTGACCCGCAACTCTGGTCATACCTCGGCTGGTCCCTACCGCATTCCCAGGGTAAAGATCGACGGCTACACTGTCTATACTAATAAAAACATTGCTGTTCCCTTCCGAGGCTACGGGACCCAGGAGCTCTGCTGGGCTTACGAAACCCATATGGACGAAATCGCGGCGGAAATAGGCTGGGATCCCCTAGAATTCCGGCTGAAGAATGCCTTCCGCCCCGGCGATTTTACTGCCACCGGCCAGAAGTTGGAAAGCGTAGGGCTGGTAGAATGCATTGAAAAGGTCAGGAGGGCCATAGGTTGGGAGGGTAAAAGAGAAACCGTTGACGAGCAAGTCCATCGCTCCGGGGTCGAGGCGCCTCCAGTTAACACTGGTGCAGGTGTTACCGCCGCTGGTGCCCGCAAAGTGCGCGGCCGGGGCATAGCTTGCATTCATAAGGCTACTGGTGCTCCCTCCACCTCTTCCGCTGTGGTTAAGCTTAACGAAGATGGCACGGTAACTCTCCTTGCCAGCACCATTGAGCAAGGCCAGGGCTCAGAAACAGTTCTGACCCAGATAGTAGCCGAGGAGCTGGGGGTGCGGATAGAGGATGTGTTTATCGCTCAGCCCGACACCGACTACACCCCCTTTGATTCCTCCAGCACTTCTAGTCGCTCTACCTATCACATGGGCAACGCTATCCGCTTGGCCTGTGCTGATGCCAAGCGCCAGCTTTTGGAAGCGGGGAGCAAGGTACTCAAAGTCAGGCCTGAAGAAGTAGAGTTGGTGAGCGGCAAAGTCCAAGTAAAGGGTCAGCCAGGGCGAAGCCTGGAGCTCAGACAAATTGTTCCTGCTTATTACGGCTCCCGGGGCGGGACCATCATCGGCCGGGGGGTATTTCGGCCCGATACAGTTCCCTCAGATAGAGAGACCGGCCTTACTCCCAAAATGACTCCCTTCTGGATGTATGGTGCCCAGGCGGCGGAAGTGGAGGTAGACCTGGATACTGGCCAGGTGGAAGTGATTAAGCTGGTGGCCTACCACGACGTGGGGCGGGCCATCAACCCGGTTACCACCAAGCAGCAGCTAGAGGGGGCCATGGGAATGGGTGGTAGTGGCGCTATACTGGAAAACGTAATTCTCGATGCCAATGGCCGGACCCTAAATGCCAACCTGCACGATTATAAGGTATACACGGCCATGGATATACCGGAACTGGAAGTGGGGATCGTTGAAGCGGAGCAGGCGGATGGGCCTTTCGGGGCCAAGGGCGTGGGTGAGCCGGCCCTGGCTGCCACTGCCCCCGCCATTGGCAACGCGGTCTATGCTGCCTGCGGGGTCAGGCTCCGGGAGTTGCCTATAACTGGGGAAAAGATGGTGGAGGCGCTTAGACAGAGAAGTGCTGGTAGGTAAGGAAATATGGATACGAGATACGCTGGCCTAAGCGTAGCCAAAAAATAAGGTCACAGAAAAAACGGAAACGCCCCTAGTAGGTTGATTTCCTAGGATAGGTTCAGGTAGTTAATCTGGGACGCAAGCCATATAACCGGTGGGAGGTGGATCTTCCTTGTTACCTGAGTTTGAGCTGGTTACACCCAGTAGTGTTGATGAGGCTATTCAGGTGTTGGCTGAGCTCGGCGACCGGGCCCGTATCCTGGCTGGCGGCACTGACGTGCTGGTACAAATGCGGGCGCGCCAGAGTCGGCCAGAGTATCTGGTGGACATCAAGTTCCTAGCTGAACTCAAGGGCATTGAGTTTAGCGCTGAAAGGGGCTTGGTGATCGGGGCGCTGGTTACCCACCATGCCTTGGAGACCTCGCCGTTGATCCGGGAAAAGTATCCCATCCTTTACGATGGAGTAAGCCGGGTAGGGTCGGTCCAGATCCGCAACCGGGGCACCATTGGTGGAAACATCTGCAATGCTTTGCCTTCAGCCGATAGCATCGCTCCTTTGCTGGCGTTGGGGGCTCTTCTCCAGATTCGTGGTCCCAAGGGCGACCGCCAGGTAGCCATGGAAGACTTTTTCCTTGGTCCCCGAAAAGTCGCCCTAGGATCGGGAGAGATTCTCACCCACATCGTGGTGCCGCCGCACCCTGAGCCCAACGGCGGGGCCTACGTTAAGTTTACTCGGCGCAAGGCTATGGATCTGGCCCTGCTGGGTGTAGCGGTGTTCCTAGAATGTGAAAGCGACGGGCGAACCTGCCGCCAGGCCCGGATAGCGCTGGCCACCGCTGCTCCTGTGCCCATGCGGGCGTACCAGGCCGAAGCGGCGCTCCAGGGCAAGGAGCTTAACGGTGAGGCCTTACAGCAGGCAGGAGAGATAGCTGCCCGGGAAGCTAGGCCCAGAACCAGCTGGCGTTCTACCGAAGAGTATCGGCGCCACCTGATTAAGGTCCTGG
Coding sequences:
- a CDS encoding FAD binding domain-containing protein; the protein is MLPEFELVTPSSVDEAIQVLAELGDRARILAGGTDVLVQMRARQSRPEYLVDIKFLAELKGIEFSAERGLVIGALVTHHALETSPLIREKYPILYDGVSRVGSVQIRNRGTIGGNICNALPSADSIAPLLALGALLQIRGPKGDRQVAMEDFFLGPRKVALGSGEILTHIVVPPHPEPNGGAYVKFTRRKAMDLALLGVAVFLECESDGRTCRQARIALATAAPVPMRAYQAEAALQGKELNGEALQQAGEIAAREARPRTSWRSTEEYRRHLIKVLVPRAANLALERMKMS
- a CDS encoding molybdopterin-dependent oxidoreductase — protein: MGLEALELQVVGQGIPRVDARDKVEGKAQYTVDLVLPRMLYGDFLRSPLAWARILHIDTSAAKRVPGVKAVITGADFPYTYGSTVKDRPFLAQGEVRFVGEPVAAVAATSPEAAREAIELIRVDYEEREPILDPEAAIAKGAPLIHPELGSYKHSEAAYPVPGSNICSHYRLRNGDVEEGFREADLVYENTYRTQMVQHVCIEPHAAIAQWLPGSDRITVWVGTVSPFMSRKELADGLGLPMSNIRIIVPRVGGSFGSKMYLKAEPLAVALARFTDGRPVKVVMDRADEFTVAVKGPTITRIKTGVKRDGTMTAREVETIWDTGAYADCGPRVTRNSGHTSAGPYRIPRVKIDGYTVYTNKNIAVPFRGYGTQELCWAYETHMDEIAAEIGWDPLEFRLKNAFRPGDFTATGQKLESVGLVECIEKVRRAIGWEGKRETVDEQVHRSGVEAPPVNTGAGVTAAGARKVRGRGIACIHKATGAPSTSSAVVKLNEDGTVTLLASTIEQGQGSETVLTQIVAEELGVRIEDVFIAQPDTDYTPFDSSSTSSRSTYHMGNAIRLACADAKRQLLEAGSKVLKVRPEEVELVSGKVQVKGQPGRSLELRQIVPAYYGSRGGTIIGRGVFRPDTVPSDRETGLTPKMTPFWMYGAQAAEVEVDLDTGQVEVIKLVAYHDVGRAINPVTTKQQLEGAMGMGGSGAILENVILDANGRTLNANLHDYKVYTAMDIPELEVGIVEAEQADGPFGAKGVGEPALAATAPAIGNAVYAACGVRLRELPITGEKMVEALRQRSAGR